In one Sporomusa sphaeroides DSM 2875 genomic region, the following are encoded:
- the panB gene encoding 3-methyl-2-oxobutanoate hydroxymethyltransferase yields MAKVKITIPQCKAMKGKEKKFTMITAYDVLLASVIEKTPIEMILVGDSLGMTVLGYDSTVPVTMEDIIHHTKPVVKGAPNTFVVGDMPFGSYNTGIEDAARNANRIMKEGGADAIKLEGGKNVAHIVEALVKGGIPVMGHIGLTPQTAGQLGGFKVQGKDAEAAKQLIEDAKALEQAGAFAIVLECIPAPVAKRITEELSIPTMGIGAGPYCDAQVLVTQDLLGMFDRFVPKMVKQYAKLNTQMVDALNSFYQETQAGVFPGPEHSFGMAEEDLKNLY; encoded by the coding sequence ATGGCAAAGGTAAAAATTACAATTCCACAATGTAAGGCAATGAAGGGCAAGGAAAAGAAGTTCACAATGATCACCGCTTATGATGTTTTACTGGCTTCTGTAATTGAAAAAACTCCGATTGAAATGATTCTGGTGGGTGATTCGCTGGGGATGACGGTATTGGGATATGACAGTACTGTACCGGTTACGATGGAGGATATTATTCATCACACCAAACCTGTGGTCAAAGGAGCACCAAATACTTTTGTTGTTGGGGACATGCCGTTTGGCTCTTACAATACGGGAATTGAAGACGCTGCCCGTAATGCTAACCGCATTATGAAAGAAGGCGGTGCAGATGCCATTAAACTGGAAGGTGGCAAAAATGTTGCACACATCGTAGAAGCATTGGTGAAGGGCGGCATTCCGGTTATGGGTCATATTGGCCTGACACCGCAAACCGCAGGTCAATTGGGCGGCTTTAAGGTCCAGGGCAAAGATGCGGAGGCTGCAAAGCAATTAATCGAAGATGCAAAAGCGCTTGAGCAGGCCGGTGCTTTTGCCATCGTATTGGAATGCATACCTGCACCGGTAGCTAAACGAATTACAGAGGAACTGTCCATTCCTACTATGGGAATCGGAGCAGGACCCTATTGTGACGCGCAGGTGCTGGTTACTCAGGATTTACTGGGAATGTTCGACCGGTTTGTACCTAAGATGGTAAAACAATATGCCAAGCTCAATACGCAAATGGTAGATGCACTAAATTCCTTTTATCAGGAAACTCAGGCTGGCGTTTTCCCCGGACCGGAACACTCTTTTGGTATGGCAGAGGAAGATTTAAAGAATTTGTATTAA
- a CDS encoding bile acid:sodium symporter family protein, with product MAFLEKIAMTITKLFPVWLIFFSGLAFLYPDTIKHQGPLVTYLLGTIMLGMGLSMSVDDFKLVLSRPRDVIIGIVLRYLIMPTVGWGVAKLLGLPPALAAGLILVGCCPSGTASNVMSFLAKADTALSVTVSSFNIILAPLLLPATFLLLAGAEVHVSAQAMFLDVVKIVLGPVILGMVLRGLFSSFVDRIMKIVPVISVIAIIWAIAIVVAMSASKLVTVALIAFAAVALHNALGLLLGYGASKALGMGERQARAITFEIGIEMSGLAVVLAIAHLEPLAAVPGAIFSVWHNFTGSIIAGYWANNPPTDGSLPDSTGV from the coding sequence ATGGCGTTTTTAGAAAAAATTGCTATGACAATTACAAAATTATTTCCCGTATGGCTTATCTTCTTTTCCGGTCTGGCATTTTTGTATCCGGATACAATCAAGCATCAGGGACCGCTGGTAACTTATTTGCTGGGAACTATCATGCTGGGGATGGGGCTGTCCATGTCGGTAGATGACTTTAAGCTGGTATTATCCAGACCCAGAGATGTTATTATCGGTATTGTACTCCGGTATTTAATTATGCCAACAGTAGGCTGGGGTGTTGCAAAGCTGCTGGGCTTGCCTCCCGCCTTGGCTGCCGGGCTTATCCTGGTAGGCTGCTGTCCCAGTGGTACGGCTTCCAATGTAATGAGTTTTCTGGCAAAAGCCGATACGGCTTTGTCTGTAACGGTTTCCAGTTTTAATATTATTTTGGCACCGCTTCTGCTGCCTGCTACATTTTTGCTGCTTGCCGGAGCGGAAGTTCATGTCAGTGCGCAGGCTATGTTTTTGGATGTAGTAAAAATTGTACTGGGGCCAGTTATATTGGGAATGGTACTGCGTGGTTTGTTTAGCAGCTTTGTTGACCGCATCATGAAGATTGTCCCGGTAATTTCGGTCATTGCAATTATTTGGGCTATCGCAATTGTAGTTGCGATGAGCGCCTCCAAGCTGGTAACCGTCGCTCTTATTGCATTTGCGGCTGTTGCACTGCATAATGCTCTGGGTTTGCTTTTAGGTTATGGAGCTTCGAAGGCTCTCGGTATGGGGGAACGTCAGGCAAGAGCCATTACCTTTGAAATTGGCATTGAAATGTCCGGGCTGGCAGTTGTGCTGGCGATAGCCCATTTAGAACCGCTGGCCGCCGTTCCGGGGGCAATCTTTAGTGTATGGCATAATTTCACCGGCTCTATTATTGCAGGTTATTGGGCAAATAATCCGCCTACCGATGGTTCTTTACCAGATTCAACCGGCGTGTAA
- a CDS encoding ketopantoate reductase family protein codes for MKITVVGAGAIGGLFGSFLCKSGEEVTFVDINREHVAAIQAAGLIIERQSGTEVLTVKATTNIEEAGTPDLIIFSVKAYDNQQAAEDCLKIVGPDTIVLTVQNGVGNVETLSAVLGAGRIIAGTTAFGCTVLGPGRIKPSETGSISIGELDGRITPRLERVVAAFTKAGVEMHTSQNVDSLIWTKLLVNVGINPLGAITLLTNGQLLEHEETKSLQAAAVAEGAAVAKAKGIEFMTENILEHVRGVARGTYNNKASMRQDVERGSRTEVLAINGAIVAEGQKLGIPTPVNETLTKLVKAIEKRGKI; via the coding sequence ATGAAGATTACGGTGGTGGGCGCCGGAGCTATTGGTGGTTTGTTTGGCTCTTTTCTCTGTAAAAGCGGTGAAGAAGTGACTTTTGTTGATATTAACCGGGAGCATGTAGCGGCGATTCAAGCGGCAGGACTGATTATCGAAAGGCAAAGCGGTACCGAAGTACTTACAGTAAAAGCCACTACCAATATCGAAGAGGCCGGTACGCCGGATTTGATTATTTTTTCGGTTAAAGCCTATGATAATCAGCAAGCGGCTGAGGATTGCCTGAAAATCGTCGGGCCTGATACCATTGTACTTACTGTGCAAAATGGGGTAGGAAACGTCGAGACGCTATCTGCCGTACTGGGCGCCGGCCGTATTATCGCCGGTACGACGGCTTTCGGTTGCACTGTCCTGGGACCAGGCAGAATTAAACCCAGTGAAACCGGATCAATCTCAATTGGCGAATTGGATGGCCGGATAACTCCGCGTTTGGAAAGGGTAGTTGCCGCCTTTACTAAGGCAGGGGTTGAAATGCATACAAGTCAGAATGTCGACAGTCTGATCTGGACAAAGCTGCTGGTCAATGTAGGCATTAATCCGCTTGGCGCCATTACCCTGCTGACAAACGGGCAATTGCTGGAGCACGAGGAAACAAAAAGTCTTCAGGCTGCTGCGGTGGCGGAAGGTGCGGCTGTAGCTAAGGCTAAAGGAATTGAATTCATGACGGAGAATATTCTGGAACATGTACGGGGGGTTGCTAGGGGAACCTATAATAACAAAGCCTCTATGCGGCAAGATGTGGAACGCGGCTCCCGGACAGAGGTACTTGCCATTAATGGTGCAATTGTGGCAGAAGGACAGAAACTAGGTATTCCCACACCGGTAAACGAGACATTGACTAAGCTGGTCAAGGCTATTGAAAAACGGGGAAAAATTTAA
- a CDS encoding lactate racemase domain-containing protein → MRFPRMALVKQSSDIPVIEDVVTVVRQEIAALNLKLPGQARIAIAVGSRGISNHALVVKTIADELKALGTKPFIVPAMGSHGSATAEGQIMVLETLGITEKNMGVPICSSMEVVQLGTTATGIPVLIDKIAVESDGIVLVHRVKAHTDFDGAIESGMMKLITIGLGNHQGAQMAHRFAVQRGFNQVIPVVARFVLQKAPVLFGLGLVENFYHKTAIIKAAKPDQLEETEKELLREAKKMMARIPFVTLDVVIVQEIGKKISGTGMDTNVVGRMYNVAEPEAEFPKYTRIVALDLAEDTYGNAVGIGMADLTTRRLVDKIDYKATAINCLAGSVPEKGRVPITMESDKDAITAALMLCGPVTQENARMVWIKNTLELEKFYISEALLPEIRGNPNIEVIAGLAMLPFAADGNLSWKLPAVSMP, encoded by the coding sequence ATGCGCTTTCCCAGAATGGCATTAGTAAAGCAAAGTTCAGATATACCTGTTATTGAAGACGTGGTAACAGTGGTCAGGCAGGAAATAGCGGCCTTGAACCTGAAGCTGCCCGGCCAAGCCCGCATTGCCATTGCTGTAGGCAGCAGGGGAATTTCCAATCATGCCTTGGTGGTAAAAACCATAGCAGATGAACTGAAAGCCCTGGGTACCAAACCTTTTATTGTTCCGGCAATGGGCAGTCATGGCAGTGCCACCGCCGAAGGGCAGATAATGGTTCTTGAAACACTGGGAATAACCGAAAAAAACATGGGTGTGCCTATCTGTTCCTCTATGGAGGTAGTGCAGCTTGGAACCACCGCAACCGGTATTCCTGTCCTGATTGATAAAATTGCCGTTGAATCTGACGGTATTGTTTTGGTGCACCGGGTTAAAGCGCACACTGATTTTGACGGAGCTATTGAAAGCGGGATGATGAAACTCATTACCATTGGCCTTGGAAATCATCAAGGTGCGCAAATGGCGCACCGGTTTGCCGTACAGCGCGGCTTCAATCAGGTGATACCGGTGGTGGCGCGATTTGTTTTGCAAAAGGCACCGGTGTTGTTCGGTCTGGGTTTGGTAGAGAATTTTTATCATAAAACAGCTATTATTAAAGCAGCAAAACCGGACCAATTGGAAGAAACCGAGAAAGAGTTATTGCGGGAAGCAAAAAAAATGATGGCCCGGATTCCTTTTGTTACGCTAGACGTAGTTATTGTTCAGGAAATCGGCAAAAAGATATCCGGCACAGGCATGGACACCAATGTAGTCGGCAGGATGTATAATGTGGCTGAACCGGAAGCTGAATTTCCTAAATACACGCGGATTGTGGCGCTGGATTTGGCGGAGGATACTTATGGCAATGCAGTGGGTATTGGCATGGCTGATTTAACAACCCGCCGGCTGGTGGATAAAATTGATTATAAGGCCACGGCCATTAATTGTCTGGCTGGTTCGGTCCCGGAAAAAGGCAGGGTGCCGATTACGATGGAATCCGATAAGGACGCAATTACTGCTGCACTTATGCTTTGCGGGCCGGTAACGCAGGAAAATGCCAGAATGGTCTGGATAAAAAATACGCTGGAGTTAGAAAAATTCTATATTTCCGAAGCGCTGCTGCCTGAGATTCGCGGCAATCCTAATATTGAGGTTATCGCCGGTTTGGCGATGCTGCCATTTGCGGCTGATGGTAATTTATCCTGGAAACTACCTGCTGTCAGTATGCCATAA
- a CDS encoding IclR family transcriptional regulator, producing the protein MNDSSMVVHSVEKALTILETLSRVEEMGVSELSRELGLGKATVYRILTTLRLHGYVEQTASEKYKLNFKLFEIGNRVVNKIGIRKTAHPYLEQMAAVTKETVNLAVLDNYTVMYIDRIESREPLRIGLDVGTRFPAFCTALGLAMLAFMSPAAVDRLLDQTLQAGQFTKHTPNTVTDLSVIKQQLTIIREQGYSIDDEYYLPGIRGLAAPIFDHSGKVRAAISVAGPAIRITDEVIASFFPLVKESARNISMLLGHSG; encoded by the coding sequence ATGAATGATTCCTCAATGGTAGTACATTCTGTCGAGAAGGCACTGACTATTTTAGAAACCTTGAGCAGGGTTGAGGAAATGGGTGTCAGCGAACTGAGCAGAGAACTTGGTTTGGGAAAGGCAACCGTTTACCGGATACTTACTACGCTGCGGCTTCACGGTTATGTTGAACAAACAGCTTCAGAAAAGTATAAACTTAATTTCAAGTTATTTGAGATAGGCAATAGAGTAGTTAATAAAATCGGGATTCGCAAAACGGCTCATCCCTATCTGGAACAAATGGCTGCGGTTACCAAGGAGACAGTAAACCTGGCGGTTCTGGATAACTATACGGTGATGTATATTGACCGGATTGAGAGCCGCGAACCGCTGCGGATTGGACTGGATGTCGGAACGCGGTTCCCGGCTTTTTGTACTGCCTTAGGGCTTGCCATGCTTGCCTTCATGAGCCCTGCTGCCGTAGATAGACTGCTTGACCAGACCCTACAAGCAGGTCAATTTACGAAACATACTCCCAATACGGTTACTGATCTTAGTGTAATTAAGCAGCAATTGACGATAATTAGAGAACAAGGCTACTCGATTGACGACGAATATTATTTACCCGGTATTCGCGGTCTGGCGGCACCGATTTTTGATCATTCCGGGAAGGTCAGGGCCGCTATCAGTGTTGCCGGCCCGGCTATACGGATAACCGATGAAGTAATTGCCAGTTTTTTCCCATTAGTAAAGGAAAGTGCCCGCAATATCTCTATGCTGCTGGGCCATTCTGGTTAG
- a CDS encoding GNAT family N-acetyltransferase produces the protein MAAGKNVFSEIQTKRLLLRKMEITDASVLYEYWSDKDVTRYMNILGFESIKQAEDMIGLLNSLADSEKAFRWSIVCKGSKQILGTCGFNNWDKENQRAEIGYELGKQHWGQGFMTEALAGLISHGFGIMALNRIQALVEPENTVSRKVLMKLGFQEEGLLRQYEQVKGNFIDLMMYSILKNNSGLV, from the coding sequence TTGGCTGCTGGAAAAAATGTATTTTCGGAAATACAAACTAAACGTCTATTGCTTCGGAAGATGGAAATTACAGATGCGTCTGTCTTATATGAATACTGGTCTGATAAAGACGTTACCAGATATATGAATATACTTGGGTTTGAGAGTATAAAGCAAGCAGAAGACATGATCGGTTTGTTAAACTCTCTCGCAGACAGCGAAAAAGCTTTTCGCTGGAGTATAGTATGTAAAGGCAGCAAACAAATTCTGGGTACTTGCGGATTTAATAATTGGGATAAAGAAAATCAGCGGGCCGAGATTGGCTATGAACTGGGAAAGCAGCATTGGGGTCAAGGGTTTATGACAGAGGCATTGGCAGGACTCATTTCCCATGGTTTTGGAATAATGGCACTTAATCGTATTCAGGCACTTGTTGAGCCAGAAAATACAGTATCCCGAAAGGTTTTAATGAAGCTTGGGTTTCAGGAAGAAGGTCTTCTTCGGCAGTATGAGCAAGTAAAAGGCAATTTTATCGATTTAATGATGTATTCTATATTAAAAAATAATAGTGGATTGGTATAA
- a CDS encoding exonuclease SbcCD subunit D → MRILHTADWHFGKTIEGRDRLAEQVAFVEELCGICVEERIDLVLVAGDVFQSPNPSAAAEELFYYAVDRLADHGRRGVVIVAGNHDNPDRLCAAAPLAGRLGITLAGLPKEELGPTSPGAGRVYRVDGGQAWLELAVPGVGHTAVIAALPYPSEGRLKELVAQSLEDKDLRQGYNDRLAGLFGALNARYRPDTVNLAVSHLYVRGGIESDSEQQIQVGGVYAVDPLIFPANAQYIALGHLHRPQYVGGTPAPCRYAGSPLAYSFSETGYAKSVTIIEALPGKDVNIREMPVASGRPLVRWRAAGGLAEVRQWVADGRDRDAWIEVELEIVKALALDEIQELRAMHPGFVTIRPVFNLQEDRTGQEPARLNSMPLNELFIRFYERQNGGLRPDDKLVEMFLELSQSILSEDAADNEGHDSGEAAG, encoded by the coding sequence ATGAGAATTTTACATACAGCCGACTGGCATTTCGGCAAGACAATTGAAGGACGGGACAGACTGGCCGAGCAGGTGGCTTTTGTTGAGGAACTGTGCGGTATTTGCGTTGAGGAGCGCATTGATCTTGTGCTGGTGGCCGGGGATGTATTTCAGAGCCCCAATCCCAGCGCGGCAGCCGAAGAGTTATTTTACTATGCGGTTGACCGTCTGGCAGACCATGGCAGGCGCGGCGTCGTCATTGTGGCTGGTAATCATGATAATCCGGACAGACTGTGCGCCGCAGCGCCATTGGCCGGACGGTTGGGCATAACTCTGGCAGGCTTGCCGAAAGAAGAGCTTGGGCCAACCTCGCCCGGTGCAGGGCGGGTATACCGGGTTGACGGCGGCCAGGCCTGGCTGGAGCTGGCTGTGCCGGGAGTAGGGCATACTGCCGTTATCGCGGCCTTGCCTTACCCTTCGGAAGGGCGGTTGAAGGAACTGGTAGCGCAATCGCTTGAGGATAAAGATTTGCGCCAGGGCTATAACGACCGGCTGGCCGGATTGTTCGGGGCGCTTAATGCCAGATACAGGCCGGATACAGTCAACTTGGCTGTCAGCCATCTGTATGTGCGTGGCGGCATTGAGTCAGATTCTGAGCAGCAGATTCAAGTAGGCGGCGTATATGCCGTCGACCCGCTGATTTTCCCGGCAAATGCCCAATATATTGCCTTGGGGCATTTGCATCGGCCGCAATATGTGGGTGGTACTCCGGCACCTTGCCGTTATGCCGGTTCGCCGCTGGCCTATAGTTTTTCCGAGACCGGTTATGCTAAGTCGGTAACCATTATTGAAGCTTTGCCGGGGAAAGATGTCAATATCCGCGAAATGCCTGTTGCGTCAGGGCGGCCGCTGGTCCGGTGGCGGGCGGCCGGTGGTCTGGCTGAGGTGCGGCAGTGGGTTGCCGACGGGCGGGACCGTGATGCCTGGATTGAGGTGGAACTGGAAATTGTTAAGGCGCTGGCCTTGGATGAAATCCAGGAGCTCAGGGCCATGCACCCCGGGTTTGTTACTATCCGCCCGGTGTTTAATTTACAGGAGGACAGGACGGGGCAGGAACCGGCCAGACTGAACAGTATGCCGCTCAATGAGCTGTTTATCCGGTTTTATGAACGGCAAAACGGTGGACTCAGACCGGATGATAAACTGGTGGAAATGTTTCTGGAGTTAAGCCAAAGTATTCTGTCAGAGGATGCCGCTGACAACGAAGGCCATGACAGCGGGGAGGCGGCAGGATGA
- a CDS encoding AAA family ATPase has translation MKPIALKIAGLHSFREEQEIPFDKLSELGVFGIFGPTGSGKSSILDAMTLALYGTVVRAGRRTQGILNHAEKHVKVSLTFSLGQGTARHVYRVERRYVRKDQLAVGNTHSRLVVVTATGEEVLADKEREVTEQVTQLLGLREEDFTKAVVLPQGKFAEFLNLGGKERREMLQRLFSLEQYGNILIKKVNDRFATAETGYIEVESEQKGLGDASPAAVAQVLAMLAAARQAEEAAVRRHQAAQQQYTEAKEVTALQQELIQKQAELAAHRQRDQEIKAAATALEMAEKAGRAALIWKELAAGEACEQAAAKSKQQITGQVTRLTADTEKLQAAYAAAREKRLQQEPRLIERKSKLEAAISLEAEAAKLAQAAADLEQQLLARQAACQAAGLAVKQQTKRNEELTAGIKKLEQQQATASIGAELRLQAQACQEAAYVLQQQLVSADKIKQAGVLRKQHCDDAQTAAKQAAEQLCQAERKLNELEAAEAKAAEEQLQAAAAQLDLLVTGEKQAAAARLAGELKEGTPCPVCGSTAHPQLVSVAAATSQVNFEQEIAAAKEHIAKLTQSLAEAGKAVAAERQSLNQARTAAATLSQQVVSALAELDTVRDEYREVREQVAAARGQLVKALQAAGKPIAGDAAISTVIAQVSELNEYITEQDRLAETLAKQLISHRQDYEACQAEITRWQRAAQSEEAELAALTARLTSLNELLAAKRQELYAVTGGIPASQLLARAGQELETVRREERLAEESYDNAAAALAEAGQACIRADTSWQEAAGRRDRLQMQFNAKLAEEGFADAAAMTAALMPEADQEKYRSLLKTYAEAGQWLTAQSEQLAGRLKGRSITETEWELVNRQAAAAEADKNAATEQRVEADKEYRDLSAKHQRWSELETARLELKDRRDCLQALKTLLRGNVFIEFLAQEQMELVARQASDRLKQITQHRYALEMSSDGGFLIRDDANGGVRRPVSTLSGGETFQASLALALALSVQIQLKGKYPLEFFFLDEGFGSLDQYALDVAMSTLEKLHMERLTIGVISHVAELKQRMPRRLLVEPAEPAGRGSRVQLEEA, from the coding sequence ATGAAACCGATAGCACTCAAAATTGCCGGACTGCATAGTTTCCGCGAAGAACAGGAGATCCCGTTTGACAAACTGAGTGAATTGGGCGTGTTTGGTATTTTTGGCCCGACAGGCAGCGGCAAATCGTCTATTCTTGATGCCATGACGCTGGCTTTGTACGGTACGGTGGTCAGAGCCGGGCGGCGCACCCAGGGAATTTTAAATCATGCGGAAAAGCATGTAAAAGTATCACTGACCTTTTCGCTGGGGCAGGGAACGGCCCGTCATGTCTACCGGGTCGAACGGCGGTATGTCCGCAAAGACCAGTTAGCTGTCGGCAATACTCATAGCCGCCTTGTGGTGGTAACAGCTACCGGCGAAGAAGTGCTTGCCGATAAGGAGCGTGAGGTTACCGAACAGGTAACACAGCTGCTTGGCCTGCGGGAAGAAGACTTTACCAAAGCGGTAGTATTGCCGCAGGGAAAGTTTGCCGAATTTCTCAACTTGGGCGGCAAAGAGCGGCGCGAGATGCTGCAACGGCTGTTCTCGCTGGAACAATACGGCAATATATTGATAAAAAAAGTAAATGACCGGTTTGCCACTGCCGAAACAGGCTATATTGAAGTGGAAAGTGAACAGAAAGGGCTGGGGGATGCCTCGCCGGCGGCAGTGGCGCAGGTGTTGGCCATGCTGGCAGCAGCCAGGCAGGCGGAGGAAGCGGCAGTAAGGCGGCATCAGGCGGCGCAGCAGCAATATACAGAGGCCAAAGAGGTAACTGCGCTGCAGCAGGAGCTGATCCAAAAACAGGCAGAGCTTGCTGCACACCGGCAGCGGGATCAGGAAATCAAAGCGGCGGCAACTGCCCTCGAAATGGCGGAAAAGGCCGGGCGGGCAGCGCTTATATGGAAAGAGTTGGCAGCCGGTGAAGCCTGTGAGCAGGCTGCGGCCAAAAGTAAACAACAGATAACCGGGCAAGTCACCCGGCTGACGGCAGACACTGAGAAGCTGCAGGCTGCGTATGCGGCGGCCCGGGAGAAGCGCCTGCAGCAGGAACCCAGGCTGATTGAGCGGAAGTCGAAATTAGAGGCGGCTATCAGTTTGGAGGCAGAGGCAGCCAAGCTGGCTCAGGCTGCAGCGGACTTAGAGCAGCAACTGCTGGCGCGGCAGGCTGCCTGCCAGGCAGCCGGTCTGGCGGTAAAACAACAAACTAAGCGCAATGAAGAACTGACAGCCGGTATCAAAAAACTTGAACAACAACAGGCAACGGCCAGTATCGGTGCCGAACTGCGGCTGCAGGCGCAAGCCTGCCAGGAGGCAGCGTATGTATTGCAGCAGCAACTGGTGTCAGCCGACAAGATTAAGCAAGCCGGGGTGTTGCGGAAACAGCACTGCGATGACGCGCAGACGGCCGCGAAACAAGCGGCAGAACAACTGTGCCAGGCGGAGCGTAAGCTCAATGAGCTGGAAGCTGCCGAGGCGAAAGCTGCTGAAGAACAGCTGCAGGCGGCAGCCGCTCAGCTTGATCTGCTGGTAACAGGTGAAAAGCAGGCCGCAGCCGCCCGGCTGGCTGGTGAACTGAAGGAAGGCACTCCCTGCCCGGTATGCGGCTCGACAGCCCATCCGCAGCTGGTCAGTGTTGCCGCTGCTACAAGCCAGGTTAACTTTGAACAGGAAATAGCAGCCGCGAAAGAACATATCGCCAAGCTGACGCAAAGTCTGGCCGAAGCCGGTAAAGCCGTGGCGGCTGAGCGTCAGAGCCTGAATCAGGCCCGGACAGCAGCAGCTACGTTGAGTCAGCAGGTTGTGAGCGCGTTGGCCGAATTGGATACGGTGAGAGATGAATACCGGGAGGTGCGGGAGCAGGTTGCCGCCGCCCGGGGACAACTGGTCAAAGCCCTGCAGGCTGCAGGCAAACCGATAGCCGGTGACGCAGCCATTAGCACGGTAATTGCACAGGTATCCGAACTAAACGAATACATTACCGAGCAGGACCGGCTGGCCGAAACCCTGGCGAAACAGCTAATCAGCCACCGGCAGGATTATGAAGCTTGTCAGGCGGAGATCACCCGCTGGCAGCGCGCAGCCCAAAGCGAGGAAGCAGAATTGGCAGCCCTGACGGCACGCCTGACCAGCCTTAACGAGCTGCTGGCCGCCAAAAGACAGGAGCTCTATGCGGTTACCGGGGGAATACCGGCCAGCCAGCTGTTAGCCCGGGCCGGGCAGGAATTAGAGACGGTTCGGCGGGAAGAGCGGCTGGCAGAGGAAAGCTATGATAACGCCGCGGCGGCTTTGGCCGAAGCCGGACAGGCCTGTATCCGCGCCGATACCAGCTGGCAGGAGGCCGCCGGACGGCGGGACAGGCTGCAAATGCAGTTTAATGCCAAGCTGGCTGAAGAGGGCTTTGCTGATGCGGCGGCTATGACTGCCGCTCTTATGCCGGAGGCTGACCAGGAAAAGTACCGGAGTTTGCTCAAAACCTATGCGGAAGCCGGGCAATGGCTGACCGCCCAGAGTGAGCAACTGGCCGGCAGGCTTAAGGGACGAAGTATAACTGAGACCGAATGGGAGCTGGTGAACCGGCAGGCTGCCGCAGCCGAAGCAGACAAAAATGCTGCTACCGAACAGCGGGTCGAAGCCGACAAAGAGTATCGTGACCTGTCGGCAAAACACCAGCGGTGGTCGGAGCTGGAAACCGCCAGACTTGAACTTAAAGACCGCAGGGATTGTTTGCAGGCGCTGAAGACCTTGCTGCGCGGCAATGTGTTTATTGAATTTTTAGCCCAGGAACAGATGGAGCTGGTGGCCAGGCAAGCCTCAGACCGTCTTAAGCAGATTACCCAGCACCGGTATGCGTTGGAAATGAGTTCTGACGGCGGCTTTCTGATCAGAGACGACGCCAATGGCGGTGTAAGACGTCCGGTTAGCACACTGTCGGGTGGTGAAACCTTTCAGGCCTCGCTGGCACTGGCCTTGGCGTTATCGGTGCAGATTCAGCTCAAGGGCAAATATCCGCTGGAGTTTTTCTTTCTGGATGAAGGCTTTGGTTCGCTTGATCAATATGCGCTGGATGTTGCCATGTCGACACTGGAAAAATTGCATATGGAGCGCCTGACCATTGGCGTTATCAGCCATGTGGCCGAGCTAAAACAGCGTATGCCCCGCCGTTTGCTGGTTGAACCGGCAGAACCGGCCGGACGCGGCAGCCGGGTTCAGCTGGAAGAGGCATAA